One Aegilops tauschii subsp. strangulata cultivar AL8/78 chromosome 2, Aet v6.0, whole genome shotgun sequence genomic window, TAAACGGCCGTACGGTGCACACTTGACACAAGTCAAGTCACCATCCAAATTAAACGCCCATGTTAGCGTTAACAATTTAtcatcttcttctttctcctgTAGCGCCGAGAGAGAAAGATTTCGATGGATTAACCCATTCATACAATAAGAAGGACACGTCGTGCCGACGCACTGCACCATTAGCACGGCCACAAACAAGAAAACAATTCGGCGCCCAAACATCAAATTTCAGGTCGCGCCGGCGGCAAACCCGGCTCGCATCGCTCGGCGGCTCATCACGCCGCCCAAAGGTGGCCAAATTTGATGTTCTGATCTTTTTCTTAAACTTAAGCAGAATCTGACCCCGGTTTAAAGGTATTTCAGGATCTGACATTTTTTCCTATCGCTATAGTCTTCGGCAGTAGGGTTACACTGCCTATCGCCAAAGTGAATGACGGTAGAATTTAACTGCGGCGTCATATTTATTTAACGTGAAAAAATACGTTACCGCCAGGGCTTTGGCGATCGGTTGTGTATCCCTATCGCCATGTGCTTAAGCGGTAGGCCTGCTCGACCTTTTTTTGCACGAGCATGGATAAGTCACATGCATGCTGCATAGCGTCATACTGTCTGTGGCCTTCTGTCTGCACACCCCGAGCTACTGAGCGAAGGCTGCTCCCGTCCGAATAAACGAAGATGAAACAAAGCCCCTGCATCAAACTGTACATGTATAATCTATATGTCAATCGTCAAAGCATGCATCCGCTGGCTTGCTGTGAGCTATGTACAGTACATGCCTAGGCGGGTAGGGGAGTTGCAAATTACTCCTACGCATGCATGTCTTTTTCTCGGCTCGCAGCAGCCTTTTCAGGAGACAATAAAAATACGCCTCCGTTCTTAATATTTGTcattctagagatttcaataagtgatTAAATACGAAGCAAAaggagtgaatctacactctaaaatatgtctatatacattcgtatatggtagttcatttgaaatttctaaaaaaacaaatatttaagaaacggagggagtaaaagGAAAAACCAACAGCTAGTAGTAGGAGTATTGCACTCTAGCAAAGCATACACACTGATTGACATGTCTTTGAATAATGGAAAAGACATGCCAAAGCTACATGTCCAGATCGCTTTGGCATTGGTTTACTTCCAAGCCTCAAACCCAAACATAGTGCAGACCCTACCGCAAAGCAGCCTGGCGGTAGGGTATAACGGACTACCGTCAAAGACCTTGGTGGTAGGGTATTTTTAACGTCATAACGATGTGATGGCGCAGTTAAATTCTACCGCCATAGACCATGGCGGTAGGCAGTGTAACCCTACCGTCAAAGACCATGTCGGTAAAAAAAGGGTCAGATCCTGAAATAGTCGATCTGTGTCAGTTTTCAATCCAAGCCAGTTGTACTTTTCCGTCCTGCCCGGCCGTTATCGCGGGAGCCGGCAAGAATTCTTCCCTCTCGCCATATTGCAGTAGTGCTGCATGCAACTTTAACACAACCCGAAGAAAATAAATCTTAAGAAAAACAACAGCTGTTTGGCTACATAGAGGGTCCCCATGTGCTGGAAATTTTCTTGCCTCCCAAATGTAACTCTATCATCTTGAAATAAAACTCTTTTTATCCCCATAAAAAAATCTCGACGCACGCCCGTGGCGGCAGCACGACGAGGCGAGATGATACCCGGCTCGCACTCGGTAGCTTTTTCACACTGTCCGAGGCTTCACGACCGGCTCGAGCCAGTCCTTCCAGAACGCCGCAGCCTCCGCACCGTGGCCCTTCACGACCTCGACCACTGACACCGCATCAGCGATCCTAAACACAGTCACCTTGGCAACAATGCCGCCGGCCATCGCCTCCACGTACACCGGCCCGGCGTGGTACCCTTCCCTCCTCACGCGGTGCCCTCGCTTCCTCCCGGCTTCCTCGACCTGGGCTAGCACGACAGTGGCGGGCTCGCCCACGAACACCCGCTCCGTGCCCGGCCCAGCGCCGAACATCCCAGAGAGGTCCGAGCCGGGCGAGAAGGCCAAGATGTCGAACGCGGTCATGGCCCGGGCCATGTCCTCCTCAAACTCCGCGTTGAACCACGCCGCCTCCTTGTGGTCGCGCATCAGTTGCTCCTGCTCGCCTCCGTCGCTCGCACCGTGGCAGAACCAGGGGTGCTCCATGATGCCCTCCGTGTCAATGCACGTGGCCGTGTTGGGGTCGAGGATGCAGCGCAGCGTAGCATTACGAACAATGCCATAGCCTTCCACCTATGCCCTCTCCCAAGAATCATGGTCGTCGGCCAAGCGTCAACCTAGGGCAACCCACCTAAGTAGCTGCCTAAAACTTCGGAAGACCAATCCAGCTCTTGATGACACCGCAAATTCTGATTGCGGGCCTATATTTGGACAAATTCTATGTGTGGTTGCCTCCTATAAAGTTGGCATTTCCTGCAGCTTGGCCCTCCCATTTTTTTTGGACAATCCATTGACCAAATATAGACAAACCATGTGAAAATTTGGCACTTGGATGGCGTCCAATGGTTCCAAATGGCCTGCCATGTCATGACGGAAGAGGCACCAACGAATAATTAATGTTGTGTAAGACGAAGTCACTTAATAGACTCCTCAAGGGTGGTGaagttgcaaaaaaaaaaaaaaatcatccACCGTGTCACCTTGAAGTTGAACCTGGGCAGGCATTGTCCAATGCTTGCAAAATTGTTGAATGTGCGTGATCAAAAAGTCATTTTCATGTCAATCCTCCCAATCCAAGCATGGTTGTGAAGCTCGTCTCTAATGCATGCATCTTTAATGTGCGCATTTCTCCTCAGGGAGATCTCAAAATATGTAGGCGCAACATAATTAAGTTTTTCCCCTTATAGCCATGGGAGGTAGTACGAGATTGTGGTGGTGGCGTAGAAAAGATTCATGTCCATCTCATCGCAAGTTTGCCTAATCCCACTCGTACCCAGTACGCCTTTTTTCCACTCATACCACGGCCATCGAAGGCGCAATACTGTAAACTTATGCAAATCAAACACTCCGAAGCGATCGAGAATTTTCAGCCTAGAAGACATGTTCCAATTGACCATGCATCGGTTGCCATGCCCAGATCCCAAGAGCAATCAtagtgaggggggggggggggggggggggtagcggGTCGACAACGGAGCCAGGTAGCGCGTTGAATCTATTAGAGAGTAGTGGGATGAAGAAGTGTGATTGGAGGAGAGGGGGCCACGTCGATGACCGTGTATAAGGAGTGGTCTAATACATGCATTGGATTGCTTTGCTTTTCGAATGGTAAGAAAGGAGCCCGCTTCGGATGGTCAACCAACCCGAGATGGTTTAAGAATTATCCCCCCTCGAATGTCTTTTTTGGAAGATGGCTCATTCTCATTGTGTATGTCAATAATATTGTCACATTTTATAGATTTCAATTATTTGGTAGATTTCTATCTGACCATGTCATATGCTCCTTGCAGTTTCATCTCAAAACGCCTTTGTGACATGAGTCGTACCTCTGTGCGCCTCCTCGGCTGGCAAACTGTACGTACCGTCGTTGCTCAGATAGTTGGCGAGAGGGTCAGTTAATATCTCGACATCTTAAATGATAAGGtcacatcattatcattgaaaTGTCCATCCATACACCCGATCCTCACTACACTATCCAAATTGAATGCCCACGGTCAACAACTTTGCTCTTCGAAAACGAGTTCAGGTTAACAATTTGTTATCGTCTTCTTCAACTCCACTTACCTTATTTTTGTGCATGGCTGATGGGCGTTGATTTCACACACGGTCCGAGTGGACTGGTTTCACTGCATGATTTAACCATGGACTGCGAAGTTTCATATCAAACATTGTTATTCGAATTTGCATCTTACTCGTCAAGCACGTGGGTATCCAGCTTAGGGTCACTTTATTTTCATGTCCTTTTCAGCTGAAGTGTATCTACATCGTAAACTTATCGTTGAAACGACAGAATATGATACGCTCCTTATATGCTTCTTGGCAAGACGGAGACGCGCAAGCAACCTTACCGTGTGACCTGACAGCGTGCGTGCATACCACATTGTCGGGAGCTTCGGCCATCGTCATGCCACACTGGCTGCACATTTTTAAACACCCCTGAAATTAGGAGAAGAGAATGCAAAATGAAATGAGATGATTTGGGTATTGACTTTCGTTGCTAATGAGCTTGCTACACCTTTTCTTTTTCAGAAATTGGCGGGTGAGCTGCTTGTTAAATTATGAGAGGAAGGACGCCACTCTTTCATTGAAGCTACTCCAGCTGTGCACATTTCAATATTTGATTGGGTCACATGCAATGACACCTCCTGCCTGGGTGGCGAAACGACTCGTATTCTAAACACCCAAGTGTCATGCAGTACAGACAAATTTGTGAGTTTATAGTACTGAGTTGATAACCAACATTTTAGACTGAAGAGTTCGAATTCGGACCCTTTCCATCATGGATAAAAGATAACCAATCATTACCAACGGTCGACCACGAATGACGAGTAACATCACATGGCCACAAGTCACTTCCACACAGGCTAAAACAAGGTAGCAAAGCGCTACACTCATGTTCGTCAGCAGCACCACTCGACCACTGAACCTGTTTCTCAGCCCATCATCTCGCCTCACCCATGTGTGGATGCACCGGGCAATAAGTGGCAATTGTTTTTCCAATAATGCAAAATTGATAATAGTACTCCCtcagttcctaaatatttgtctttttagagatttcaaatagactatcacatacggatgtatataaacatgttttagagtatagattcactcattttgctccgtatatagtcacttgttaaaatttATAAAAAGacgaatatttaggaacggagggagtaatattttGCGCCAATTATGTGAGATGAGGTGTCATGAATACGGATGATAAGGACCCATGGCTATACCTGCACTGCAAAAGAGGGACACCCCACACGCGATTTGTGTTGGCGTGGACTACTCTATTACGCACTCCCACTGTtccaaaatataagacgttttttggTGTAAATCTAGAgaaaaaacatcttatattttgagacggagggagtagtactgaTCGTAATAACCTAGTTTGATTCATGATGATCGGTGGCCACAAGTTTGGTGTGTTTTCtgtagacggagggagtagagcACAGGCCGCATTCCTGCTCCGCGTTGTGACTGCACGAATGATTCCGCGTGTCTCGTCAGTCTACTCGCTGTTGCTTTAACAACTTATTAGGGCTGCTGTACAGTACGTATTTGCTGTTGATTGGGACAGATGTTTTCGGACTGATGCATCACAGATGGAGCGTCCTGCACACCTCTCCGGTGTTTGTGGTTGGGAACTCTGGTTTCTCTTACGGAACCGTGCCATCGAccgtgtcgtgtcggggtcaggtcGTCGCGTCGCTCCAACTCGTGAGTGAGGTGCCCCGGAATAATGCAGCGGTGTACGtacgcacttgagctgatccccGGGATCGATCGCGGTCGTGGCAGGGGCCAGCGTGCACGGCACCGACCCGATGAACTTCATCCTTATCCCGGTCTCCGTCTCCGGCCACGAGCGTCGCAGGTGGGCAACCTGACGAGTGACGACCCCTCACGAACCAGGGTCGAGGGAGCCAGGCTTCGGACCGCCGCACGATGGAATGCACGAACTCCATGGCACCACTCGCTTATCACCCACCGCCACCGTGTCCGTGACAAGCCAATGATCGAGGAGGAGCGAGCGTTAGGTGGCCGGTGGAAGGGGCCTCTCTGCGCCGCGCCGAAGCTGCCACAGCCGAGCTGTTCCCGC contains:
- the LOC109765702 gene encoding CBL-interacting protein kinase 29-like, which codes for MEHPWFCHGASDGGEQEQLMRDHKEAAWFNAEFEEDMARAMTAFDILAFSPGSDLSGMFGAGPGTERVFVGEPATVVLAQVEEAGRKRGHRVRREGYHAGPVYVEAMAGGIVAKVTVFRIADAVSVVEVVKGHGAEAAAFWKDWLEPVVKPRTV